In the genome of Hippoglossus hippoglossus isolate fHipHip1 chromosome 9, fHipHip1.pri, whole genome shotgun sequence, the window GTTTGTTCGGCCCCATCCTGCCACCATGCAGCTGGTCCCAGCTGCCGGATCTTTGATGGCATCATCCAACTTAAGACACTTCACCGTCTTGGTTTCCTTCACAGATTTGccaagctgaaataaaaaaagaacaaaatgtattaatgctGACTATCTTCACATACATTGGTTGATTGTTCCATTTATTCATTAACATTGATGCTGTAATGTTATTTTACCTTGAGCAACATGAGGTCATTGACATTTTCAGCTGAATCATAGCAGGGATGTGGAAAACGCTTCTTAACCTTTATGACCTGCCTGGAATTCTCTTCATTTGCCTTGATGGAGTGCACCCCCAGCAACACGGTCTTAATTCTGCAAGAGCAAAAACACAGTATTGTGTTTGATTACAATTCACATAACTGTTCTGCAAGCTgatatttaaagtgtttttagataagataagataagataatcctttctTAGTCCCTCAACAAGGACggcagcaaagaggacagtcaGAAATAGACACCAGTGAAGTGATGATAAGTAAACATGCGATACTTATAAGTGCAAGGAAACACAAATGAACTAatatgtaaacagaatatatacagtgggAGAGTATATGCCTCATTAGATTGATCGTATTACAGTGATCATGTGCGTCCAGTATTGTTAGCGCATGTTCTGAAATGTTGTAATTATGGTAACGCACTCTTTACAGTGGGCAGCAGTCAGGACCCATGATTTATGGATCAGTATCCCTCCACAGACTGGTCCGGTTGTCTGAAGCAGAGCCATGTACGGCAGCGAGTGGGGCGTCACTTCTGTCCCACTGATAATCTCAGAGCCATCACCTAAAACCAAAATTCAGATGATACATTTGAAAAAGTAGtaactgaaatatttaaatcagaaaTGTTGTACTCACTTGAGTGGACAATGAGGAGGACCATGCAGGAGAGGAGACCGGTGAAAGCCCCCAGGCAGGACatgtcttcttttctctctctttgatgTGATGGTGAGATGCACTGAAGCCCCCCTCAGTGCTCACACTCGTCTTTATGTCTTGAAGTCAAAGGATGTGGTCTGACCATGGAAACTCATGAGTCAGCATATTGGACGCAATCTTGACATAAGAACTGATGTGAACCATTTCTGTGCAGAAGTCTGTGGTAACCACTGTTATAATTTACCGCTCATCTGGTCGGGTGGAGACTATAAGTCATGCAGGTCATGATCAGGGTGCAGACGTGTCAGTGAGGGTGGGCCCAGAACGCAGCCGCTAAACGTGGAGGCTGGTGTCGACCTTCTCAGCTTCATTTCCCTTATGAGTGGCTTTAATCACGATTCAGAGGAAACCTAGACTGCTGGAGGGAAGTGAACGTGACACAAGGCGGGTGGgacaaatgcacaaaaaatgaaactcttagaaaggtttattttaattcattgttaccttgaataaattgtttttttaatcagtacaaaaatgtaaatgtaaaacaggcacATAACACTAACAGCTAATAAACTGTGGGACAGCAAccaaatatgaaaaactaaTCAGTGAGCATTAGGCATGGTTCCTATAGTCTTTATACTGGATCAGCTTCACCTGTATTGTACAGGTAAGAGAGTGGTAATACTTTCACTAACTCTGTGtcagaaagaaaatacacatcatgTTCTTCAATAATCTTCAAATGAACAGAACACATCAATCAAGTCATCAATCTTACTGCATTAGTTAATTCCTACTGACACAGTTTGCCACCACAGACACTAACAAATTGCTTTCTGATTACACCATACCTACACATTGTCAGGTATGACTGGGGAAACAGCTTTTTAGTGTATGTGTAGGTCTTAGACAGTGAATATAACTCTGGTACAGTACATTTCTACtttaaaatatcccaaatacaCCACGGAtgtaaaaccaaacaaaactaAAGGTGAAGGTGTGAGAACGTCAATATTTGTGCATGGAATACTTTCTCTGAAAAACCTAAAATCTATTTAATTTCTTGACTCATCAGTGTTAGCTGAGTTGAgatctgtttcattttgaatCACAGCTTTGTAAACGTCATTTGTTTTCCAATGAGCTTTGGCCTTGGTCCCAAAACCTCATTGGATGTAGGCAGCACGCactaatataaaaaatacatgtaaaaaaatctaaaaacaaacacaagtatTGGCTAATACTATTTGAAAAACGTGTGTCTTTTTGATACAGTCTTTTAGAATTTGCCACCACATCTACGTGATGGTGACGTTTCCCTTTCAGCATTGATTTTGAACACAAGAGGCTTTATATGACGTGACTTTATGTTATGTAACTTCTGGCCAATGAAGaagatttcacatttattgACATTAAGCCTTTTGAAATAAACCAAACGCTCTGAGGTTTTATTtgatacaaattaaattaaaaaacgGCTGAAGTTCAAATCAGtgcagtaataaaaaataattcagaGAACATTTTGCCAAGCAGCTGTGTTGAACTCACAGTGCTAATGTAAACAATAACTTACTCTCTAAAGAAAGAGGGCTTCATATATCCCACCTTGTTTCACAGGTTTAAGTAAAGCTTTGTCGACACTGCAAACATCAATGTGTCCACCCTCGATTATTCATGCAAACAGATTAGCTTTGATTAGCGATGGTTTGATATGATCTCAGAATCAACGAAACAATAAATTGCAGGTATAAtctttcagtgtttgtgaaaGAGATGAGAAGATGAGAAGATTCCAGTAAGTATGACACTAAAATACCACAAAAAATACAGGCACGACTCTTCCTCCACATACTGTGTGTACAACTGTAGTTCAATTACATCATTGTCACAGGATTGTGACGTACAACAACGTCGGCCGGTGGAACTCttcaaatgtagaaataaacgtgtttgctgcagtttgtgctttGATGCGCTGCTCTTGTTCATATTTGTTTACGACAGGTCGGCACTTTCGCCTCTCGTCTCTCTGCTGATGATTAGTGAGTGCCACAGTGGCGCCCAACACGGGGCCCAACATGGCGCCCGACACATCCAATTGAGTGACAGCTCCGCAGCAGCTCCAGTCAGTGGCTGCACTGATTCAAATGGTGGAGGAGATCACGGCGATGCACTGGGAGCAGGCGGCGGTGAGCAGACAGCAGCGTGAGGTGCTCTACTGAGCAACCTCCACAATGATCTACAACACGGATCATTTTAATCTTCACTTACTGGTCAGGTTACTGGTCAGGTTCTCAAGAACTTCCAAACATTGGTCCTGTTTTTCCAGGTTGGAAAGCTCATCTCTTCCTTTCAGTTATATATTCAACTTTTTCTGGATTCTTCATGTTGTCATTCCCTTAGTGGATGGATGTTTACCCCTTTTCAGCCAGTTCCTGTGGTTTCTCAGGGATCAGATCAATAATTACACCCTCCATTGATCTCAACTCCTCTGAGACGTCATGATCCAACTCAAaacctggagaagaagaaaagacaggaGGGATGCATGTTTAACAGGCTGGTTTGTTATGAAAAGTATTGGATATTCATTTTCTTACACAACAGAGGAGACTTGCCTTTTTTGATGATACGATAAAGAATCCACAGCGGAGGAACCAGGGACACGATCTtgagcagcttcaaaatgacaGGGATCACGTTGTGCTGCTTAGTAGAATCTGCTAAGGAGAAGAGAATGTCTATATATGACACAGAGATA includes:
- the LOC117767367 gene encoding granzyme A-like isoform X2, producing the protein MSCLGAFTGLLSCMVLLIVHSSDGSEIISGTEVTPHSLPYMALLQTTGPVCGGILIHKSWVLTAAHCKEIKTVLLGVHSIKANEENSRQVIKVKKRFPHPCYDSAENVNDLMLLKLGKSVKETKTVKCLKLDDAIKDPAAGTSCMVAGWGRTNNSVKKMSDVLMSVNVTVVDRVKCNSAEYYNCKPVITSGMICAGSDGKRIADSCQGDSGGPLMCSGGLVGVTSFGTKCGLIKKPGVYSYLTEKQLKWIKKTMKKSDI